One bacterium genomic window, GCACCCGTGGGATTATGCACGCCGCTCTGAACCACCAGGCTGCCGAACGCGGGGTTGAAGCCCGGCACGCCGGCGTTGGAGAATTCCAGAGTCAGAGCTAAGGCGACCAACTGCCCGGCAAACACACCCGCCGGGGAAGACGTCGGATTCACGAGGTTTGCGGTAAGGACGCCGGGCGTGCCGCCCGCCGGGATAAAGGCGTTCGCGGCCGCTGACGTGGTCAATTGGATCGTATAGGTGCCGCCCACAATCAAGCCGTTCGGAAGCGGAAAGATCGCAGACCAGTTGTCATCGCGAATACATCCCGGGTTGCCACCGTGGCAACTGGCGCCCCACCCGCCTTGGGTGTAGGTGCGGAAACCGCCGGGAGGAATCAAACAGGGATCCGTCTGCGCGTAAGCACTCTGTAAGGTTGTTAGTGACGTGAGAACCAATAAGCACGTGACCAGGATAAATCTCATACCTTTTGCCATGACCAAACTCCACAAGTTAATATCGGGCTGACAAGCTGCAGTTGCGTACTTGATAAAACACATCCAAATATACGCGGGATGTCGCCGAATAGCAACTATGGATGTAAATGTCTGCTTTCGCGAGTCTGTTTAATCGCGGCACGGAACTATGGCTTTCGTTTTTTTGAATATAGCCGCAGTTATTAAATATTGAATATCATAACAACTTCTCCCAGATACTTGGCGGGACAGTACAAATTGAGAGGCATATTTAGCTGGGTCACTCTGGTTGCCACGGAAGTCCACCAAAAAAGAAGCGTTAGCCTTCATGGCCAACGCTTCTCATATGCTATAGAATGGCGCTTACCTTATCAGAAGCACTTTGCGGGTTTGCGATGCACCCTGCGCAGAAAGTCGGGCGAGATAAACTCCCGAGGCTAAACCGGAGGCATCGTACGCCACGTCGTAACTGCCAGCCTGTAGAACGCGATCGATGACCTTCGCCGTCTGTTGTCCGAGCAGATTGTAAAGCGTCAAGTCCACCCGCCCCGGCGCCGCGAGACTGAATTTGAAATGGGTTTCCGAATTGAAGGGATTGGGATAATTCCCTGCAAAGGAGAACGTCTGCGGCAAAGCCACGGGATGATCCGGCGCCGATTGCGGCAACTGCCAGACCACGTCCATGCTGACACCGATCAGCGAGCCTTCGTCAATCGCGGCAGCGTCATGCACATACAAAAACCACTCGCGGCCATGCACGTCCGCTCCCCGGCGGCGAATCAGGCTGTCTCCATTGAAGCGGCTGAGGGGCTCGACGGGTCGGAAATGACCTGTGTAGGGAGCCTGCCCCGCGGTGAAGGGCAGATCCGCCTGATCATCGAATTGGCAATAGGTCATGTTCTGGCCAACGATCAGCGAGTCATGCGCCGCGAGCAGCACGCGGGTGGAATCCGGTCCGCGCAGCCAGATATCCAGATCTCCCACAGAGGAATGGGTCAGGTTCACGGTCACATCAAGATCCCAGATCACCACGGTATCCCGCATGTCCAGACGCATCACGGTGGTATCGAAATCGGTGATGGGCCTCGGAGAATAGGTCGTCGCGTAATGCCGCATGCCAAGTGCCAGAGGCGTCAGGACAGGCTGCAGCCGTGTGGTATCGGTGGCGGCAACGGTCACACCGGGGATGACGCGGCCATTGAAGAATTCGTGGCTGACCCGGACCGTATAGCTTGCCGGAGGAAGTCCGGCAAGAAGAAACGCTCCCATGCTGTCCGTACGCACCGAACGCCCCAGCGAGTTGATCTGCACCGCCGCGTAGGAAATCACCCGCGCGGAATCGTCCACCACCGTGCCCGCAATGGCGCCAGAAACCAGGCCGGAGGCGGCAATCTGTACGTCGTCAAGCTTTAGAGCAAAGCGGTCAACCGATACATAATGGAAGGCAATGCGAAACGACGAACCGGAAAGGCCGGACAGATCCTGAGTGAAGTGCGTCCACTCGGAGGAGATGCCGGTCTCCGTGGCAAGCACGGTGGTGAAATCCTCCGGCTGAGTGCCGCCCGTGGAGGCGCGGACTTCGAAGGATTCGGGGTAGCCTGCATCTTGCGCGGCCGCCCAGTAATCCAGAGTAATCTCACCGGTTGCCGTGATCACCGGCAGCACCAGCCAGTCGTCATTGGGAAGCTGCTGATCATTGTAATGACACATGGCGAAGCGCGTGCCGCTGTGCGCCGGGAACTCAGGCCGGGAGTAAACTTCCCACGTGGAGCGGCGGTCGAACCATGAACAGTAGCCGCTGTCCCGGTCCACCTCAGTCCAACCTACAGGCAACTGTCCCGGCGCAGTGGATTCGAAGGTCTCGAAGAGCACCACGTCATCTAAAGCAGACCGGGTGCGGGGAGCCGCCTGCGCGCGCAGGCCATAGCCCGCCATCACGGCCAAGGCTGCACAAAGTATGATTCGGCAAAGACGCATGGTTTGGCGCTCATGTGACAGGGTGAAAACGAAAGACCTCTATCCCCTTCTCCCTTTCCCCATAATGGAATGAGGAAAGGGAGAGGGGAGACGGACTATTTCAGCAGCATCATCTTGTGCGTGGCGGTCACACCGGAGGCGGACAGACGCGCAAAGTACACGCCCGAGGTCAGACCGGAGGCATTGAAGGCCACCGTATGCGTGCCCGCCGACAGCGTGCCGTTCACCAACCGCGCCACTTCCTGGCCGACCAGATTATACAGCGTGAGCTGCACGGGGCTGGTGCCCGGCAGCGAGAAGCGGAACTCGGTCTGGCTGTTGAATGGATTCGGATAGTTGCCGTCGAACACAAAGCTCTGCGGCAGGATGCGCGGAGCATCCGCCGCTTCCGAGCCGAGGGTCTTGACATGCAGCGTGACGGTGCCAATGTGCCCCGTATCATCCGCCGCACCGTCATAGGCGAGGAGGGTCCAGGTTCCGGCGGCCATTTCACCATCGAGGACGCTGAGCGGCTCTTCGGGAATGAAGCTGCCGGTAAAGGGAGCCACCCCTTCGCCGATGGGCGTGGTGGCTTCGTCATCGAAGCGGCAATCCACGAAATTCTCCGCGGCGTTGCCTCCGACATTCGCTGCCAACCGAATCCGATGGCCGCCCGGTGAGGTCAGCCACAGGGTTAAGTCGGCGTCCCACGTGTGCGTGATATTGACCGTGACATCCAAATCGGCAATGGATAGGTTTTCCGTCGAAACCATAATGGTCTGCCGGGCGGTGTCAAGGTCGGCAATATGCACATTGCCGCCGGTGGATGCAAAATCGGTGGTGTAAAATTCCGGGGAGTGTAATTCCACATCCAGCACGGTGGTGTCTGTGCCGGCGACGATGACGTCATTCTGCGTGAACAACGGATAGTAATCGTAGCGGACAGTCACCGCATAGGTGTCAGCGGGAACGGAGGAGATCAGATAGTGCCCGGCAGCATCGGTGAACGCCGTGAAGCCGAGGCCGGTCACTGTGACGGCGGCATTGGCCAGCGGAGCGTGGGACTGGTCATCCGTAATGGTTCCGGCGATGGTGCCGTGGGGCGAGGTAAAGGTGCCTTCCAGCAGCACATCGTCCAGCTTGATTATGAACCTGTCCGTCGCGTTGTAGTGGAACGCAACGTAGAACGGCGCACCCGCATACGCGGTCAGATCGTGGCGATGCGAGATGAATGCCGTGTCGATGTTGGTGGCCGTGTAAATCAGGTGGGTGAAGTCCGCCGGCTGCGCACCGGTGGTCGACACGCGCACTTCGTAATTCTCGCGCCAGGCCGGATCCTGCGAGGCGATCCAGTAGCTCAGGAAGATGGAATCCGTCAGAGTCTGCTGCGGGAGAATCAGCCAGTCGTTATTGGCCAGTTGATTGTCGTTGTAGTGGTTGCCGACGAAATGCGTTCCGCTGTGCGCCGCAATCCGGCTCGGTGCGCCCGGATCAACGATCACTTTCCATTCGGACAATCCGGGGCAGGCCTGGTTTGTGGTCGAGCCGTGATCCACGTCTACCTGCGTCCAGCCTGCCGGGAGTTGCCCGGCGGGAATCGCTTCGAAATCTTCCGAGATAATGACGTCATCGAGCGTATTCGGATCGCGCGTGCCCACACGCGGCAGCCCGGAGGGTGCGGCGGCAATCACGTGAGCGGCCAGCGGGCCACGGTGTTTCTGGGCAGGCGCGAACGAATCGTGCTTGGTGGCAATGGTCCCGGCAAACAGCACCGAGGCCGTCAACAGGAAGGTAAACAGAGTCAACAACCTTTTCATAAACTTCTCCTAAAAGACAGGTTATTGGAAGTGGGGTGTTCTGTAGAGAAACGGGTAACAAGCTGTCCGGGCTATCGCAACAGCGCCAGCTTGGAGCTTTGGGCGAGACGGTGATTGAAGGTCAGGCGGGCAATGTACACTCCGGATGCAAGATCGCGCGCATCATAGGGAATAGCATGAGACCCCGGCGCAAACGCTCCGTTTGTCACCTGCGCCACCTTGCGGCCCAGCAGGTCGAACAGATTCAGTTCCACGTGGCCGGCGCGGGCGAGGTCGAAACTGAATTCGGTCTGAGCATTGAAGGGATTCGGATAGTTGCCTTTGAACATGAAATCTTCGGCAACGTCCGGGCGCAGGGCCACGGCATTGGCGGGGGTCAGCGACACATACAGCGGGGCCGTATCATTGCGCGCCACTCCGATGTTGCTGCGGATCAAGGTGTCAAAATGCGCCTTGGTAAACCGCACATTGTAAATACCGGCGGGAATGGAGTCGATCAAATAGCTACCATCCGCGGCGGTCGCACCTGCGCGGGTGGTGCCGAGAATGGTTACGGCGGCATTGCCGAGCGGCAACTGGGTAGAGCCATTCAGCACCGTTCCGCCCAACGCGCCATACGGAATATGGGCGGTGAGTTGCACATCATCGATCTTGATGGCGAAGTCATCCCGCGAGGTGTGATGGAATGCCAGAAAGAAGGGCGCGCCGGCATAGGCGGAGATGTCGTCGGTGTACTGGGTCCACAAGTGAGGCGTGCGCGTGACGCTGCGAACAAGATGCGTAAAATGGGCCGGCAGCGAATCGGTGGTGGAGATCCGCACCTCGAAATTCTCGAGATACGGGCTCTGGTGGGACGACACCCAGTAGCTGAAGACAATGGGAACCAGCAGGGTGTCGAATCGCGGCAGGATCATCCAGTCATCGTTCGCCGCGCCGTTCGAATTGTAGGCATTGATGCTGGTGCCTTCGCCGGTGTGAGTGGAGATCCCCACGCGGCTGATGGCCTGCCAGATCGTGGGCCCGCCGCGAAAGATCTCATCATTGTGGCCGTTGTCGAGACTGATCTGTGACCAGCCCATCGGCAGCAGGCCATCCGCCGTGTAGTCGAAACTTTCCGAGAGCACCACGCTTTGGGCGAATGGGCTCTGCGCTGTGGCGGCAAGAACAATCAGCAGTCCCGCCACATACCACCTGTTCATGTGCATCCCTCCCGAAAAATGTACTGAGTGCAGTTTATCGAAGCAGCAGAATCTTTTTACTCTGAGACGTACTGCCATTCACCGTCATGCGCGCCACATAGAGACCGGACGCCAGACCGTGAGCATCAAAACCGATGGTGTGCGGTCCGGCCTCCACGGTTTCCTGCAGGATATCCGCCACGCGCTGGCCAAGGGTGTTGTAGAGCACCAGATCCACGCGGCTGCGGGCGGGCAGTTCAAACCGGAACTCCGTCCGGCTGTTAAAGGGATTGGGAAAATTCCCTTCAAAGGCGAAGGACTGCGGAAGCGTCCGGCGACTTGGCGGAGTTACCGGCAGATCACCGGTGCGAACCTCGAGGGCGAAACTAATCAAGACGCCCTTGTCGTGGTACGAGCCATCCGCCACGGTGAGCACCCAAGCTCCCTGGGTCGAGGTCCCGTTTAACGTGTCAAGCCTCGCCGCCGGACGGTACGTGCCCGTGAACGGGCCGGTTCCTTCACTGACCGGAGTCGACGCCTGATCACTGAGGCGGCAGTTGACGAAATTCCGCGTGTGGGCGCCGGCATTTTCCACCAGCGGGATAATAACGGCGCCGGGACTTTCCAGAAAGATGCTGAGATCGCCGTCATAGGGGTGAGTGATGTTCAGCACCACATCGAGATCACTGATGGAAATATCCTGCGCGACGTCGAGGGTCTTCGTAAGGACGCCCGCCACGACGGAGTCGGGGCTAAGCGAGTCCGCATCCGGAATCGAGTCCGGAGCGAACGCGGAGGCGAATTCATAGAAGTTGGCCACGGTGGTCATGGCGGTGTCGAGCTGCATATTTCCGCCCGGCGGCACCGAGACTCCGCTCACCGTCAGCGTGTCCCATTCCTGAAATGAAAGTGTGTCCGCCGGATGGGGACGATAGCTGGGCTTGGAGAACTGAAGGGAAAAAGTATCGGTGGGAACCTGCAAAAAGGAATAGTGGCCGTTGACGTCGATGAGGCTGGAATAGCAGAACCCCGGCATCTGCACGGTGCCATTGCGCACCGGAGCGCGCGTCAGGCTGTTCACCACATTCCCTTGCAGCGCCGTGCTGGGATTGACGTCGATTCCCCAGCCATCCAGCGCGCCGCTGTCCCCCGCGAACTGATCCAGAATCCGCAGCATCCACACTCCCTGCGCGGAGAGGCCGGTGAAGCGGCTCAGCGAATCGATGGGCCGCCAGGAGCAAACGTACGGCGTATCGGCCTCTAAGATTCCCGTGCCGGAGGCGTCATTGAACCAGCCGTCCATGTGTTGAATAGAATCGAACGGCAGAAGATCGAAGAGCACGATTTCCCGGGCATCGGGAGTCCCCGGCGCATGCAGTGCCACGCGCAGATCGCGCATCCACGTGTGAGAGATCACGAGATGAATGTCGAGCTGGCTGATCGTGACGTCGTCGGGGATATTGATGGTCGAGGTCACCCGGCCCACTTCGGGAATGGACACGGTATCGGTGCTGGTGTAGAGAGCATCCAGAGACTGCCCACCGCGGCGCAAGGACACATCCTGTCTCCACGGCGGCGCATCGTGATATGGAGAATTCGTGGCATATTTTTGCGGAGCCGGTTGCGGCACGAACGGCGGCGGCGCTTGCTTTGCCGGCTTTGTGGCGAAGATCGCCGCGGAGAGCAGCAGCAGGGCGGCCAGCGCGAAAGGTACTTTTCTCATGGAGTCTCCACGGTAGTCATAGAATACACGGATGCGTGCATGGCGGGAGGAAAAGGAAACAGGGCTTAGAGTCCGTCCTTGTGGCCGGACAGAAGCAGCGAATAGCCGAGCCAGCCCGTCTGGGCGGCGCCGGCGACACGGTCGAACATATACTGCGCTTCGAGGTTCAGGTTCTCTACGAACCAGACGACGCGCGGATGTTTCTGCGAGCGCGCCCAGCGCAAGGCGTGGTCGAACAGTTGGCGTCCGAAGCCCTGCCTGCGGTAGTCGGGATGAATAAACAGATCGGTGATGCGCACCACGCGGCAGGAATCCAGCGCGGAAGGCACACAGTAAATGTGGACGAAGCCGATCAGTTCGCCGCTTGACGTCCGTCCGATGAACAGGGCGCTGTGCCCGTCGCCGGTGAGGAGTTTCCGCAGAAACTCCCGGGTGGTTTCGTCATCAGGAATAGTCTCCGAAGTTTCGTCGAGGTTCTGATATTCTGCGATCAGTTCTGCCAGATCCGCAAGATCCTCGGTCCGCGCCGGTGTGATATTCATAGCGAATGCGTACGGTTGACCCTTCTCTTCGCGTATAGTGTGAAAAAGGAAAAGCGGTTATTCGGCCCATTCGAGCAGTATGGCCTGTCCCTGGCCGACGCCGACGCACAGGGCGGCGACGCCATACTTGACGGTGAAGCGGTGCATCTGGTGGGCCAGCGTGCCGACCAGCCGGGCGCCGCTCATACCGAGGGGATGACCGATGGCAATCGCGCCGCCCCACGGATTGACGCGGTCGAAGGGCAGATCCAGTTCGGCGATGACCGCCAGCATCTGCGCGGCAAAGGCTTCGTTGATTTCCCACAGGCCGACTTCGAACTTGGAGACTCCCGTGCGCGCCAGCAATCTCTCGACCGCAAACACCGGGCCGATGCCCATGTAGCGCGGATCCACGCCCACGGACGCGGTGCCGAGGATTTTGGCCAGCGGTTTGAGATTGTGTTCGCGGGCAAACTCCGCCGAACAGATCAGCACCGCCGCCGCACCGTCATTCAAGCCCGAAGAATTGCCGGCGGTGACCGTGCCGCCCTTGCGGAAGACCGGCTTCAGAGAGGCCAGCGATTCGAGGTTGGCGTCGGCGCGGGGGTTTTCATCGCGGTCCACGAACACCGAGCCTTCGCGCGCGTCGGGGATCTCCACCGGAATGACTTCGTCCTGCAGGAATTTGGCTTCGTACGCCATCACAGCTTTTTGATGAGACTCCAGCGCGAACTGGTCCTGCATCTCGCGCTTGATCTTCCACTTCTCGGCGATATTTTCCGCGGTCTCGCCCATGGACTCCAGCGGGAAGAGTTCTTTCAGCCTGGGATTGGGATAACGCCAGCCAAGCGTCGTATCATAGGCGGTGAGATTGCCGAAGGCGAACGGCTTCTCCTGCTTAGGCACGGAGAACGGTGCGCGGGTCATGGATTCGACGCCGCCCGCGATGTAGCAGCGGCCCTCGCCGGACTTGATGGCCCGGTAGGCGCAGGCGGCGGCTTCGAGGCCGGAAGCGCAGAGGCGGTTGACCGTGACCGCGGGCACGCTGTTCGGATAGCCCGCCAGCAGCGTGGCCATGCGCGCGATGTTGCGGTTGTCCTCGCCCGCCTGATTGGCGCAGCCGAGATAGACTTCGTCCACAAAGGCCGGATCGATGTGATTACGCTGCACAATCTTCTCCAGCACCAACGCCGCCATGTCATCGGGGCGGATGGTCTTCAGAATGCCGCCGTGTTTGCCGACCGGCGTGCGCAGCGCATCGCAGATAAAAACGTCAGCCATATAGCCTTGTGATTAGAAGATGGGAGGTAACGGTTTGATATCGGAAGCCAGAATCTGTTCATCCTCGGTGATCCCCGGCGGCACGCGGCGCAGACTGATGCCGCTGCGGGGACCGCGCAGAAAGCCGCGCTTGGTGCTCATCTCGCTCTCGCGCAGCCGCAGATCGTCGAGGGCTTCGCAGGTGAACCAGATGTCGCCGGGAGTGACGCGCTTGCCTTCGCGCGGGTTTTCGGTCTCCTTGGCGCGGTAGACCATCACGCGGGTGACGCCTTCGGCCATGAGTTTGCGGCAGAGGCCGCGCATGTAATACGCGTTGAATTCCGTTTCGGCGATCAGGCTGGCCGCGGCCGGATGGCTGACCTTGCGCTGCGCCACTTTGCCGCCGCGCGAGTAAGGCTCGGAACTGATAAAGAATTCGGGCTGCGCCAGGCTTTCGGTCAGCGTCTGCTCATCGCCCGCCTCCAGCGCCCGCAGCAGCAGCTTGCGATAGGCCGCGCGGCCCTCTTCGGTCAGCCGTTTGTAGAGCACGAAATGGTCCCGGGCCATATCCCGCTGGCATTCGAGCACCATGTAGCGCCGCGTATCGGCGTCGAGTTCTTCGAAAAAATAAGGCATGTGAATAAAATTTAAAATAGGAAATTAGAAATAGGAAACCACAGGTGCGTGGTTCAGGTCCGCTATGGGCGGGCGGTGCGCCGGATGTACTTTCGACGCCGTTTTTCATAGGGAAACGGGCTGCCGGACGGGGTGTGCCGCCGGCAGGCGTCCGGCACATTCTTAGAATATTCTTTCTTGAATAATATATTATTCAAAGAGAATTCTTAGAATAAACTCTTTGAATCTCTCCCCCCTACCCCCCACGCCAACCGACGAACTTTGGCTTTGAACGGACGTACCCAAATATACATTCCGGAGGTGCGTTTGTCAAGCCGAGTTTGAACAAATAGTCAAGCCATTGTGTTTGCAGCATTCCTCCCGCTGCGAAACAGCAAGCGCAGTTCTATGTTTACAGCACTTGCCCACGTCCGGACAGATCCCGCCGCATGTGGATAACTCGGATTTGGGGGGGGAAGAGGCATGCCTCTCGAGGCAGTCCCGCACAGCAAGCTGTGCAACTACGGCCATGCATAGACCGGGGTAGTTGCGCAGCTTGCTGCGCTCGCGAACAATGTCCTTAACGCATGCGAAGGCCCTGGATGCTGACAGGAAGCTCATCATGGGTGCGGCCTTGAAGCCGCCGACCGGCTCGCTTCTTAAACACTCCACCCCATTGTTTGAAGAAGAATGGCACACCGGCACTCTGGCACTGGTCACGTATGTCCAGCACCCACTCCTCCTCCATCGGTCGCGCACCGGGGCCGGATTCACCGCCGACGATCACCCAGTTTATCCCCTTCAAATTCAATTTACGAAGCGGTCCAAGCAGCGGTTCACAGGAAAGAAACTTGATCTTGGCAGCCGAATTCCGAAGATGATCTATACGGGAAACCACATCCTCATTCTCGACGCTGACACCCATCCAGATGTGATCGGCCCAATCGAGCTGCGGGCTAAGCTCTTCCAGCCGCTGCGCGCGCTTGGTGAGAATCTGATACTGATGCCAGTCCGCTGTGTTCATCGTATCGAAGATGCGTTGAATGAACTCCAGCGGCACCTTTTCGTGGAAGAGGTCGCTCATGGAGTTGACGAACACTCTTTGCGGACGCCGCCACGTGATCGGCTTGTCCAGCGCATCTTCATGCAGCGCCACGCAGAATCCGCCGGTATAGTGCGGCTGTCCCATAGCCTTCAGCCGTTTGGACATCCGCTCGGCATAACAGTTCTTGCAACCCGGACTGATCTTCGTACAACCGGTGACTGGGTTCCACGTCGAGTTCGTCCATTCAATATCCGACTTCGCCATCACACCATCCCGCTCGTTTCATAGTCATCAGCCCATCGGTACGTCTTCATGTGCGGTGATCTGTGCGCTGCACACATCACGCCGCATGTGGATGACTCAGAAAGAAGGCGCGGGAGGTGTGCCTCGCTGAGGACCTAGGTCTACAAGGGTCTCAGAGACCAGGTCGTTGAAAGGGGTCACACGCCGATTACTTCGAAATTCGCCGTGGCTTCTTTACAGTTTCCTTTGTCAAAGCAATTGACGATTTACCTTGACGGTTCACCAAGGCGGTCTGAATGGCCTCGAGAAGGTCTCGGTTGATACATTGCATGGCGGCATACTCCAGCCGCATTCGGCTAAAGTGGTCAACTAGAGAATTAAAGGTAACAGGACGAAGTTGACGCAGAAAGTCCATCGAGCCATACATTCCTTCGAGACTATGACTCTCGGCTTCACGCTCTGCGAGCTGGGTAATGTACCCAGCGACATCGTGTCCGAAAGCGGCGAGCACCTTCGTCATCTCCTCTGACTGATCGTCTACTGATAAGAGCACTATCTGAGCAGTGCTCTCGATAGCTTTGGACATAGCGCGACGAAAGGCAGGCATTTCGACATTTTGTATCTCAATTGCCTTATTAACCTCAGAACAAAACCGGTCAAATTTGACAAGGGCCGTTTTTCGCAAACGGACTGGATCTTTATCAAACTTATTTCTCATTCGCTTCAATCCATCCGCCAGACGTTTCGCTGCACCGAACATCTTCAGACGAGCGTCATGCACCTTTGTCCCCGCCTGAGTGGCCAATGAGAAGTTCGGATCTCCTTCGTTAATAAGTCGAGCGATTTCCGCGTTCAAGTCCTTATCGCGATTGACTTGACGCTGTAAGGCCTGTCTCGCCTGTTTTGCCGAAGCAGGCGCGGATGCGATGCAACCAGCCGTAGCGGCAGTTACGGCACTACGCCAATGTTGAATTTCCTTGC contains:
- a CDS encoding choice-of-anchor J domain-containing protein; the protein is MRLCRIILCAALAVMAGYGLRAQAAPRTRSALDDVVLFETFESTAPGQLPVGWTEVDRDSGYCSWFDRRSTWEVYSRPEFPAHSGTRFAMCHYNDQQLPNDDWLVLPVITATGEITLDYWAAAQDAGYPESFEVRASTGGTQPEDFTTVLATETGISSEWTHFTQDLSGLSGSSFRIAFHYVSVDRFALKLDDVQIAASGLVSGAIAGTVVDDSARVISYAAVQINSLGRSVRTDSMGAFLLAGLPPASYTVRVSHEFFNGRVIPGVTVAATDTTRLQPVLTPLALGMRHYATTYSPRPITDFDTTVMRLDMRDTVVIWDLDVTVNLTHSSVGDLDIWLRGPDSTRVLLAAHDSLIVGQNMTYCQFDDQADLPFTAGQAPYTGHFRPVEPLSRFNGDSLIRRRGADVHGREWFLYVHDAAAIDEGSLIGVSMDVVWQLPQSAPDHPVALPQTFSFAGNYPNPFNSETHFKFSLAAPGRVDLTLYNLLGQQTAKVIDRVLQAGSYDVAYDASGLASGVYLARLSAQGASQTRKVLLIR
- a CDS encoding choice-of-anchor J domain-containing protein, with amino-acid sequence MKRLLTLFTFLLTASVLFAGTIATKHDSFAPAQKHRGPLAAHVIAAAPSGLPRVGTRDPNTLDDVIISEDFEAIPAGQLPAGWTQVDVDHGSTTNQACPGLSEWKVIVDPGAPSRIAAHSGTHFVGNHYNDNQLANNDWLILPQQTLTDSIFLSYWIASQDPAWRENYEVRVSTTGAQPADFTHLIYTATNIDTAFISHRHDLTAYAGAPFYVAFHYNATDRFIIKLDDVLLEGTFTSPHGTIAGTITDDQSHAPLANAAVTVTGLGFTAFTDAAGHYLISSVPADTYAVTVRYDYYPLFTQNDVIVAGTDTTVLDVELHSPEFYTTDFASTGGNVHIADLDTARQTIMVSTENLSIADLDVTVNITHTWDADLTLWLTSPGGHRIRLAANVGGNAAENFVDCRFDDEATTPIGEGVAPFTGSFIPEEPLSVLDGEMAAGTWTLLAYDGAADDTGHIGTVTLHVKTLGSEAADAPRILPQSFVFDGNYPNPFNSQTEFRFSLPGTSPVQLTLYNLVGQEVARLVNGTLSAGTHTVAFNASGLTSGVYFARLSASGVTATHKMMLLK
- a CDS encoding choice-of-anchor J domain-containing protein; translation: MNRWYVAGLLIVLAATAQSPFAQSVVLSESFDYTADGLLPMGWSQISLDNGHNDEIFRGGPTIWQAISRVGISTHTGEGTSINAYNSNGAANDDWMILPRFDTLLVPIVFSYWVSSHQSPYLENFEVRISTTDSLPAHFTHLVRSVTRTPHLWTQYTDDISAYAGAPFFLAFHHTSRDDFAIKIDDVQLTAHIPYGALGGTVLNGSTQLPLGNAAVTILGTTRAGATAADGSYLIDSIPAGIYNVRFTKAHFDTLIRSNIGVARNDTAPLYVSLTPANAVALRPDVAEDFMFKGNYPNPFNAQTEFSFDLARAGHVELNLFDLLGRKVAQVTNGAFAPGSHAIPYDARDLASGVYIARLTFNHRLAQSSKLALLR
- a CDS encoding proprotein convertase P-domain-containing protein, whose product is MRKVPFALAALLLLSAAIFATKPAKQAPPPFVPQPAPQKYATNSPYHDAPPWRQDVSLRRGGQSLDALYTSTDTVSIPEVGRVTSTINIPDDVTISQLDIHLVISHTWMRDLRVALHAPGTPDAREIVLFDLLPFDSIQHMDGWFNDASGTGILEADTPYVCSWRPIDSLSRFTGLSAQGVWMLRILDQFAGDSGALDGWGIDVNPSTALQGNVVNSLTRAPVRNGTVQMPGFCYSSLIDVNGHYSFLQVPTDTFSLQFSKPSYRPHPADTLSFQEWDTLTVSGVSVPPGGNMQLDTAMTTVANFYEFASAFAPDSIPDADSLSPDSVVAGVLTKTLDVAQDISISDLDVVLNITHPYDGDLSIFLESPGAVIIPLVENAGAHTRNFVNCRLSDQASTPVSEGTGPFTGTYRPAARLDTLNGTSTQGAWVLTVADGSYHDKGVLISFALEVRTGDLPVTPPSRRTLPQSFAFEGNFPNPFNSRTEFRFELPARSRVDLVLYNTLGQRVADILQETVEAGPHTIGFDAHGLASGLYVARMTVNGSTSQSKKILLLR
- a CDS encoding GNAT family N-acetyltransferase — encoded protein: MNITPARTEDLADLAELIAEYQNLDETSETIPDDETTREFLRKLLTGDGHSALFIGRTSSGELIGFVHIYCVPSALDSCRVVRITDLFIHPDYRRQGFGRQLFDHALRWARSQKHPRVVWFVENLNLEAQYMFDRVAGAAQTGWLGYSLLLSGHKDGL
- a CDS encoding acetyl-CoA C-acyltransferase, with translation MADVFICDALRTPVGKHGGILKTIRPDDMAALVLEKIVQRNHIDPAFVDEVYLGCANQAGEDNRNIARMATLLAGYPNSVPAVTVNRLCASGLEAAACAYRAIKSGEGRCYIAGGVESMTRAPFSVPKQEKPFAFGNLTAYDTTLGWRYPNPRLKELFPLESMGETAENIAEKWKIKREMQDQFALESHQKAVMAYEAKFLQDEVIPVEIPDAREGSVFVDRDENPRADANLESLASLKPVFRKGGTVTAGNSSGLNDGAAAVLICSAEFAREHNLKPLAKILGTASVGVDPRYMGIGPVFAVERLLARTGVSKFEVGLWEINEAFAAQMLAVIAELDLPFDRVNPWGGAIAIGHPLGMSGARLVGTLAHQMHRFTVKYGVAALCVGVGQGQAILLEWAE
- a CDS encoding phage Gp37/Gp68 family protein gives rise to the protein MMAKSDIEWTNSTWNPVTGCTKISPGCKNCYAERMSKRLKAMGQPHYTGGFCVALHEDALDKPITWRRPQRVFVNSMSDLFHEKVPLEFIQRIFDTMNTADWHQYQILTKRAQRLEELSPQLDWADHIWMGVSVENEDVVSRIDHLRNSAAKIKFLSCEPLLGPLRKLNLKGINWVIVGGESGPGARPMEEEWVLDIRDQCQSAGVPFFFKQWGGVFKKRAGRRLQGRTHDELPVSIQGLRMR